The following is a genomic window from Streptomyces lincolnensis.
CCTCGGCCGCGGCCCGGTCCACCACGTCCTGGCTGAGGCCGAGGTCCTCACCCGTCGTCCAGCAGCCCTCGACGTACGGCCGCATCGCCCGCAGGTACCGCACCAGGAGCTCGTACGCCCCCGGGTCGCGCGGGTCGCAGTCGATGCCGCCCTTGGCGCCGCCCAGCGGGATGTAGCGGCCCTCGGGGTTGTAGTGCAGGGCCTCTTTCATGGTCATCCCGCGGGCCAGCCCGGTGACCTCGTCCAGCGTGCAGCCCGCCCGCATCCGCAGCCCGCCGCTGGAGACACCCCGTACCAGCCGGTCGATCACCAGATAGCCCCGGCGGCCGGTGACGTGGTCGGTCCAGGTGAGCGACATCAGGGGCGCGGTCATGGGTCTCCTCAACTGAACGGTGAGTCAGTATCGGGAAGATGGCCGTGTCCTGTCAACGCGGGCGTCTCGACGTACGGAGGGATGAACGGACGGACATGCGAACGGACAGACGTACGGACGGACAGGCATGCGGAAACCGGCGTCCGGAATAGATCACCGCCGGTAACACTTGTGTCGGAGGGAGCGCCCATAATGGAACGCCTCACCGACTCCACCCTGGAGGTACCGTGTCCGGTTTCCGTAACCCGAGCCCCGGGCTCCGTGCGCTGCGGCCCGCGGCCTTCGGCGTGGACCCGAGCGGTGAGCGCATGGCGCGGATCCGTAGATCGCCCCACTTCAAGGATGGTGTCTTCCTGAACCCGGGCGGCGAGGCCCGGGTCGGTCCCTCCGGTTCGACCGTGGAACTCGCGAAGCAGTTCTTCGACCGTGAGCAGCGCAGGCGCCGTGCCCCGCAGGGCACCGTCCCGGTGCACGCGACCACGCTCGCCGACATCGCCGAGCCGCCCGCGAGCGGGCTGCGGGTGACCTGGCTGGGTCACTCCAGCGTGCTCGCGGAGATCGACGGTCACCGGGTGCTCTTCGACCCCGTCTGGGGCGAGCGGTGCTCCCCCTTCGCCTTCGCCGGGCCCAAGCGGCTGCACCCGGTGCCCCTGCCGCTGGCCGCGCTCGGCCCCGTGGACGTCGTCGTCATCTCGCACGACCACTACGACCACCTGGACCTGCCCACGATCAAGGCGCTGGCCGGCACGGACACCCTCTTCGCGGTACCGCTGGGCGTCGGTGCCCATCTGGAGCACTGGGGAGTCTCCCCCGACCGGTTGCGTGAACTGGACTGGAACGAGGACACCAAGGTCGGCGGACTCACCCTCACCGCCACCCCGGCCCGCCACTTCTGCGGCCGCGGCCTGCGCAACACCCAGCACACCCTGTGGGCCTCCTGGGTCGTCGCCGGCGACGAGCACCGGATCTACCACAGCGGTGACACCGGTTACTTCGAGGGCTTCAAGGACATCGGTGCCGAGCACGGCCCCTTCGACGCGACGATGATCCAGATCGGCGCGTACAGCGAATTCTGGCCGGACATCCACATGACTCCCGAGGAGGGCGTCCGCGCCCACCTCGACCTCCAGGGCGGCCGGCCGCACGGCGTGCTGCTGCCGATCCACTGGGGCACCTTCAATCTGGCGACGCACGCCTGGGCCGAGCCGGGGGAGTGGACGAAGGACGCCGCCGAGGAGAAGAGGCAGGCCGTCGCCTCCCCGCGTCCCGGCGAGCCCTTCGAACCGGCGGGCAAGGTCCCGACCGACCGGTGGTGGCGAGGGGTCTCCGGCCCGATCGCCCGCCCGTGGCACCGCCCCGAGACGCCCGCACCCGCGACGGCGCCCGCGTCGGCCCAGCCCCGGGACGAACTCGACCTCGCCGGCGGGGTGTGACACCGGAGGCGACTGATTCGGACGAGGGACGCGACTGCTTCGGACGAGTCGATCCGGCGCCGGTCGGGCCAGTGAGACGAGGAGGGTGACCAGCGGACGTGCTGTCCGCTGGTCATTCCTGTTCTCTGTCGTCCACTTTGCGATACGATACGTCTCGTCTTGTTGTATCTCTTCGTCTCGCCCCGAAGGAGAGCCGTGGAACGCTTTGTCGACGCAGCGCCTGGTGTACGCCTCTGGACGGAGGACCGCGGTGCCGCCGATGCCTCTCCGTTGCTGCTGATCATGGGGGCGCAGGCGTCCGGGATGGGCTGGCCGGACGCGCTGGTGGACCTGCTCGCCGCCCGGCACCGCGTGATCCGTTACGACCACCGTGACACCGGTCGCTCCACCTGGGCGTTCGACCAGCGGCCGTATCCCATACGTGAGCTCGCGGACGACGCCCTCGCCGTGCTGGACGGACTCGGTGTCGAACGCGCCCACGTGGTGGGCTTGTCGATGGGCGGGTTGCTCACGCAGCTCCTCGTGGCCGATCACCCGGAGCGGTTGCTCAGCGCGACCCTGATCGGTACGAGCGCCCTCAGTGAAGCCCCGTACGTCCGTCCGGACGGGACGCGGATTCCGCCCGGGCGACTGCCCGGTATCGCACCCCGCGTGCTGGAGATGTGGTCCCGCCCCGTGGCGGACCTCGGTCCGGAGGCGGAGGTGGAACGACGGGTCGAGCACTGGCGCGTCCTGGGAGGTGATCAACTCCCCTTCGACGCCGAGTACTTCCGTGCTCTGGAGCGGAAGATCATCGAGCACACCGGGCACTACGACGCCGGCACCGCGCATGGCCGCGCCGACGCCTCCGGCCTGGATCGCACGGCGCTACTCGCCACGGCCTCGGTGCCCACCCTCGTCATCTCCGCCCCCGCCGAACCGGTCTTCCCGCCCCCGCATCCGGATCACCTCGCCCAGGTGATCCCGGGCTCGCGCCTCGTCGAGATCCCCGGAATGGGCCACGCTCTGCCGCCCGCGGTGCATGCGCCGCTCGCCGACGCGATCCTCGGTCACACCAGCGGGCCGGGCGGCTCGTGAGGGACTGGAGGGGCAAGGGCAGGAGAGGCCAAAGCCCATACGGAGAGTGACAGTTCGGTCGGGTGCGGGGGGAGTCGAAAGCCCCGAAAGAGTGACGCCCGATTGGCCGAGGGTGAAGAGTGCACGAAGGGCGAGGGTCGGGGAGCGGCATGCTCCTCGACCCTCACTGCTCCTTCATGACCGCTTCTGACCAGGCGTGATCGTCCTCTGCTCATTCCGTGATCCCGTCGGTGCGCGCTTATCGGTCTGTCGTACGAAGCCTCATACCAGAGCGGGACGGTGCCCGTGCGAGTTTGTCAACTGCCCATCGCGCAGGATGCGTTGCCGACTACTGTCAGTGTCCGTCGAGCGATGCAGGGCCGAGAAGTTCGGTTCTCCCGACCGACACCCGCATGCGTGTGCCCGCAGCACGCACACACAGGCCCGACGGACCCGTACGACGAGGACACCGATGTCTCACCTCCGCGCACCGGCCGCCCGCGCAGACCGCCGTGAGGGCGGCCGGCACGGGCGACCGGCCGCCCGCGCCGTTCCCGCGCTGCCCGAGACCCACATACGGCCTCAGCTGCTGCGGCTCGCCGTGCTGCCACCCGTCGCCGTCGCCCTCAGCGCCTGCGCCGCCGTGCTGTTCACCGTGCGCTCCACCGAGGCCCGGCCCAGCCTCACCCTGTGGTGCGTGCTCGCCGGAGCGGTCGGAGTGACCTGCACGGGCATCCTGATCGCCGCCGTGGCCGCCGACCGCGCCGCCCGGTCGGTCAGCGACCGGATCGGGGCCCTGCGCCGCGCCAGCGCACGCGGCGAGGCCGATCTGCGCGCCCTCGTCGAGGCGTTGCGCCGGGGCGAGGCCGCGCCCCCGCGCACACCGCGCGGCGGCCCGCCCGAGGACGCCGACGACTTCGAACTGCTCGCCGCGGACCTGACCCGCGCCCACGACGGGGCCGTCACCGCCGTCGTCCAGGCCGCGCAGCTCTCCAGCCAGGCGGGCAGCGAACAGAAGCTGGAGGTCTTCCTCAACCTCGCCCGACGCCTCCAGTCCCTGGTGCACCGGGAGATCTCCATCCTCGACGAGCTCGAGAACGAGATCGAGGACCCCGACCTCCTCAAGGGCCTGTTCCACGTCGACCACCTCGCCACCCGCATCCGCCGCCACGCCGAGAACC
Proteins encoded in this region:
- a CDS encoding MBL fold metallo-hydrolase, encoding MSGFRNPSPGLRALRPAAFGVDPSGERMARIRRSPHFKDGVFLNPGGEARVGPSGSTVELAKQFFDREQRRRRAPQGTVPVHATTLADIAEPPASGLRVTWLGHSSVLAEIDGHRVLFDPVWGERCSPFAFAGPKRLHPVPLPLAALGPVDVVVISHDHYDHLDLPTIKALAGTDTLFAVPLGVGAHLEHWGVSPDRLRELDWNEDTKVGGLTLTATPARHFCGRGLRNTQHTLWASWVVAGDEHRIYHSGDTGYFEGFKDIGAEHGPFDATMIQIGAYSEFWPDIHMTPEEGVRAHLDLQGGRPHGVLLPIHWGTFNLATHAWAEPGEWTKDAAEEKRQAVASPRPGEPFEPAGKVPTDRWWRGVSGPIARPWHRPETPAPATAPASAQPRDELDLAGGV
- a CDS encoding alpha/beta fold hydrolase; translated protein: MERFVDAAPGVRLWTEDRGAADASPLLLIMGAQASGMGWPDALVDLLAARHRVIRYDHRDTGRSTWAFDQRPYPIRELADDALAVLDGLGVERAHVVGLSMGGLLTQLLVADHPERLLSATLIGTSALSEAPYVRPDGTRIPPGRLPGIAPRVLEMWSRPVADLGPEAEVERRVEHWRVLGGDQLPFDAEYFRALERKIIEHTGHYDAGTAHGRADASGLDRTALLATASVPTLVISAPAEPVFPPPHPDHLAQVIPGSRLVEIPGMGHALPPAVHAPLADAILGHTSGPGGS